In Sphingomonas sp. KC8, the sequence TGTATGATGATGTTGACGAGGCACTCGGCATTTACGCTGCCCTGTGAGGCTAGCGTCACGCACCGTCATAACGCAGCCAAAGACATGGACAACAGCATGACCAAAAATCTCTTCCCGGGTGTGCCTTTGATCGAGTCGCCGATTTTCTCTCTTGATGATCTTTGCTCAGATTTTTCGCCCGAAGAGAAAATTATTGCAGGAAATCTGAGGTGGTCCCGGTTTCCTGGACAGGGTGTTAAGCGAATCCCGACGTGAGGAACGGACGGGAATGAAGACGACAAGGAAGCGGTACAGCGCGGATTTCAAGGCGAAGGTGGCGCTGGAAGCGATCCGGGGTGACCTGACGCTGGCGGAGTTAGCCGCCAAGCATGGCATCCATCACACGATGATCGCGGCGTGGAAGCGGCAGGCGGTCGAGGGCATGGCAGCAACCTTCTCGGGCGCTGGCGAAACGGCCAAGGCTGCCACGGAGGCGGATTTGGACAAGCTGCATGCCAAGATCGGGCAGCTCGTCATCGAGCGAGATTTTTTAGCGAAAGCCTCCGGTCGATGAGCGTGGCACGGAGGCGAACGATGGTCGATCCCGCTCACCACCGCCTGTCAATCGCGGCCCAGTGCCGTCTGCTGTCGATCAGCCGGTCGTCCTATTATTACGCGCCGGTGCCCGAGACCGAGGAGACATTGGCGCTGATGCGGGTGATCGATGCGGCGTTCCTCGACATGCCCTGGTACGGCAGCCGCCAGATGGTCCGGCACTTGCGCCGGAATGGGCATGACGCTGGTCGACGTCGGGTGCGGCGGCTGATGGCGAAGATGGGCTTGTCGCCGATCTACCAGCGGCCCCGGACCAGCGATCCCCACCCGCAGCATCGGGTTTATCCTTATCTGCTGCGGAAACTGGCGATCGAGCGGCCGAACCATGTCTGGTGCGCCGACGTGACCTACATCCCGATGCGACGCGGCTTTCTGTATCTGGTCGCCGTCATGGACTGGGCGACGCGCAAGGTGTTGGCCTGGCGGCTGTCGAACACGATGGATGCCAGCTTCTGCGTCGCGGCGCTTGAAGATGCCTTGGCCCGCTTCGGCAGGCCCGAGATCTTCAACACCGACCAGGGCAGCCAGTTCACCAGTCTCGCCTTCACCAGCGTGCTGCGGGATGCGGAGGTACGCATCAGCATGGATGGACGCGGTCGCTGGATGGACAATGTGTTCATCGAGCGCCTTTGGCGCTCCCTGAAGTACGAATGTGTCTATCTCCATGCCTTTGAGACCGGCTCGGAGCTGAAGGCTGGTCTCGGGCGGTGGATCACCTATTACAACACCCAGCGACCGCACTCGGGCTTGGCCGGGCGAACCCCGGCAGAGGCCTATTGGCGGATCGGAGCTTCAGATCATGGGGGGCATGCCCCCCATGATCTGAAGACCAGAATGGCGGCATGAACGACAACCGGGATTAGCTTAACTCAGCCGTCAAACTGTCCAAGAAGGCGGGACCACCTCACCCTGTTCTCGACCGCGGACCATTAATGAGCGGGACGCCGCTTGCGGGCGGCGCTGAGGCCTCAATCGTCTTCTTGCCATCGTCGGCACCGAGCATCTCGGAAGGCCTCGATCTCGCACCCACTTGCGATCCGGCGCGCCGTTCCCGCACCGAAAATGGCGGTATCGACGCGGCGAGTTTTGTCACCAGTGACCATTCCTGGTCCTAGATGTTTCGGGAAGAGGAACAGTGGTGATGCGGCGCCACGAGCAACGAGTGTCGACGACAAGCTTTGAGGAGAAGAGCTATGGGTCAAATGCACGAACATCCGAATGGACGCATGAGCGCCTATGGCAGTCTCGTTCTTCAGACGGTTATCAGCGGCATTATCATGTATTTGGTCATGTTTGTCATGATCGACAGCGTCGACAGCTTCTACAACAATCTCAATATGTTCTATATGACATTGATGATGGTCGCCCCGATGGTGGTGCTCATGATCCTCGGCATGCGAGGCATGTTCCCGTCCAAAGGGGCCAACGTCACGCTGATTGCCGTCTCGTTAATCGCGTTCTTCGGGAGCTTCGCGCTGATACGGACCCAGACCACCATCGGCGACACGGCGTTTCTCAGGTCGATGATCCCGCACCACTCTGGCGCTATTCTGATGTGTCGGGAAGCTCGCCTCACCGACCCCGAGGTGGTGCGGCTCTGCGAAGCAATCGAGCAGTCTCAGCGTCAGGAGATAGACGAGATGAAGGCCATTTTAGCCCGCCAATAGCGCGTCTCATCGATGCGAGACACGCGTGGGTTTCCCTTGTTCCTATCGGGCGGGGCGGGGGCCGCGATGCCTGACCGTTGCGACACGACCCCCGTAGCAACCCAGGTGGAACGGCTCGCTGGGCTGTTTTTGCGCCAAGGGCTTGGATACGTCCTGACGCTGCTCGACTCCTCGGGTCGTATTCTAAGCTTTAACACAGAGGGAGAGCGGACCGACTGTTGGTTGTCCGATCAAATCATCGGTCGATCCCATGAACTCTTCTACCCGCCTGACGAAATTGCCGCAGGGATGCCACTGGCGGATCTCGAAAACGCCGCGCGAGAAGGAAAGGTTGAACGTGAAGCTTGGCGGGCATGCAAAAATGGATCCGAATACCTCGCGCGCCTTTCCATCACGTCCCTCTTTGACCGGGGAGTGCTCTGCGGCTTCGCCTGTGTAAGTCGCGACATAACGGATGAAGCTGCCGTGCGCGCCTCGATTGAGACCCGCGAGCAGCATCTTCAGTCGATCCTCGCCACCGTTCCGGATGCAATGATCATCATCGACGAAGCAGCGAGGATCACTTCGTTCAGTGCGGCTGCTGAAAAGCTGTTCGGATACGCGGAAGAGGAGGTTCTCGGGCGCAATGTTGCCTGCCTCATGCCGCAGCCCCACCGTGGTCGCCACGACGAATATATCAAGCATTACCTGGAAACTGGTGAACGACGGATCATCGGCATCGGCCGCGTCGTGGTTGGCCAGCGCCGGGACGGCACGACCTTTCCGATGGAGCTGTCCGTGGGAGAGGCCGGTGAGGACGGCCACCGGGTGTTCACCGGCTTCGTGCGCGATCTCACTGCCAAAGAGCAGGACGAGCTCAAGCTCCAGGAACTCCAAGCCGAACTGGTCCACGTCTCGCGACTGAGCGCGATGGGTACAATGGCTTCGACGCTGGCGCACGAGCTCAATCAGCCTCTCGCCGCCGTCGCCCTCTATCTCGAGACAGCTCGCGACATGCTGGACGAAGCGGCGGGCGAGCCGTTCGCAATGATCCGCACGGTCATGAGCGATGCCGCCCAGGAAACGCTGCGGGCCGGACATATTGTGCGCCGGCTGCGTGACTTCGTCGCCAGAGGCGAAGTCGACAAAAGCTTGGATGACCTGCCCCGCCTGATCGAAGAGGCTGGCCAGCTCGCGCTGGTCGGTGCCCGCGAGAACGGCGTGCGCAGCTTCTTTTCCTATGATCCACTGGCAACGCCCGTGTTGGTAGATCGCGTCCAGATCCAGCAGGTTCTGGTCAACCTGATGCGTAACGCGATTGAAGCGATGGCTGAGTCGCCAATCCGCGACCTCAGCATTCGGTCCAAGCTGCGCGCCGACGGTCTGATCGAGGTGACGGTGGCGGATACCGGGCCAGGGATTCCCCAAGATATGCGGGAGCGACTGTTCGATGCGTTCGCTTCAACCAAGGCCGGTGGAATGGGCCTCGGCCTCTCCATCTGCAGGACAATAGTGGAAGCTCATGGAGGGAGGATCTGGGTCGAACACCTTCCGCCCGGCGGCACGCGATTTCATTTCACGCTGATCCATGCGCGAGCGGAGGAAGATTATGGGGGGTAACCGCGTCGTTCATCTGGTCGACGATGAGGAGGCGATCCGAAAAGCTGCAAGCTTCGCACTGAAGACTGCCGGCTACGCGGTCCTCTCCTATCACTCGGGAGTAGAATTTCTAAGAGCCTCGAAATCGGCCGAGGTCGGCTGCGTTCTGCTCGATGTACGTATGCCAGAGATGGATGGACTGGAGGTTCAGGCCGCGATGACCGAGCGGGGAATCAATATGCCTGTCATCATCGTCACAGGGCATGGGGATGTTTCCGTCGCAGTTCAGGCAATGAAGGCCGGAGCCATCGATTTTCTGGAAAAGCCTTTCGAAAAGGCAGCGCTCCTGAATGCCATCTCGCGCGCCTTCGCGCGGATTGATGATGCCAATGCGCGTGCGCTGGAAGCCACAGAGGCGCAGGTCCGAATTGCCGCATTGACCGCGCGTGAGAAGGACGTGCTCGAGGGGTTAGCAAACGGTTATCCAAATAAAACCATAGCCTATGATCTTGGTTGTTCGTCCCGGACGGTCGAGGTGCATCGCGCGAGCCTGATGGCGAAGTTGGGCATTCGTAGCCTTTCCGAGGCGCTGCGGATCGCCTTCGCAGCCGGCATGGGCCGAAATGCGCAGTGATGCGATGTTTACGTAGGGATCAAAGGCTGACGCCATGCGATTTGGGATTGAACCCCAATCTGGCGCTCCAGCTCGCGATATGTCGTTATTTACCTCCAAGCCTCCCTTCGGGCAGTACCGGGTCGTGGTATCCGACGACGACCCGGCCGTGCGCCGCGCGCTCCACTTGCTGTTGAAGGGGCGCGGCTATGATGTGTGTGGGTATACGAGCGGACGCGCACTGCTCGGGGACCCGCGAACGCTGGACGCCGACTGCATCATATTGGACTATCGGATGCCGGATCTAGATGGTTTTTATATTCTACAAGCACTGCGCCAGCAAGGATGGACGGGCAGGGCAATCTTGATTTCAGGTTTTCATGACCTCGTGTTGGCGCATCGCGCCTATGAGGTGGGCTTTGACGATGTCATTCCTAAACCTATCATTGGGCGCGCCATTGTTGATGCTGTCCGCCGTTATTCCGCTCAGGCCGGTTTTGGACGTTGAATGGTGGTCCGGGTGCTCGGATGGAGACAACACAGCCGGTTGCAACGGCCACTCCGTTGATCCGGGGCGGGTTCAAC encodes:
- a CDS encoding IS3 family transposase (programmed frameshift), with product MKTTRKRYSADFKAKVALEAIRGDLTLAELAAKHGIHHTMIAAWKRQAVEGMAATFSGAGETAKAATEADLDKLHAKIGQLVIERDFLGESLRSMSVARRRTMVDPAHHRLSIAAQCRLLSISRSSYYYAPVPETEETLALMRVIDAAFLDMPWYGSRQMVRHLRRNGHDAGRRRVRRLMAKMGLSPIYQRPRTSDPHPQHRVYPYLLRKLAIERPNHVWCADVTYIPMRRGFLYLVAVMDWATRKVLAWRLSNTMDASFCVAALEDALARFGRPEIFNTDQGSQFTSLAFTSVLRDAEVRISMDGRGRWMDNVFIERLWRSLKYECVYLHAFETGSELKAGLGRWITYYNTQRPHSGLAGRTPAEAYWRIGASDHGGHAPHDLKTRMAA
- a CDS encoding DUF305 domain-containing protein, yielding MSAYGSLVLQTVISGIIMYLVMFVMIDSVDSFYNNLNMFYMTLMMVAPMVVLMILGMRGMFPSKGANVTLIAVSLIAFFGSFALIRTQTTIGDTAFLRSMIPHHSGAILMCREARLTDPEVVRLCEAIEQSQRQEIDEMKAILARQ
- a CDS encoding PAS domain-containing sensor histidine kinase, which codes for MPDRCDTTPVATQVERLAGLFLRQGLGYVLTLLDSSGRILSFNTEGERTDCWLSDQIIGRSHELFYPPDEIAAGMPLADLENAAREGKVEREAWRACKNGSEYLARLSITSLFDRGVLCGFACVSRDITDEAAVRASIETREQHLQSILATVPDAMIIIDEAARITSFSAAAEKLFGYAEEEVLGRNVACLMPQPHRGRHDEYIKHYLETGERRIIGIGRVVVGQRRDGTTFPMELSVGEAGEDGHRVFTGFVRDLTAKEQDELKLQELQAELVHVSRLSAMGTMASTLAHELNQPLAAVALYLETARDMLDEAAGEPFAMIRTVMSDAAQETLRAGHIVRRLRDFVARGEVDKSLDDLPRLIEEAGQLALVGARENGVRSFFSYDPLATPVLVDRVQIQQVLVNLMRNAIEAMAESPIRDLSIRSKLRADGLIEVTVADTGPGIPQDMRERLFDAFASTKAGGMGLGLSICRTIVEAHGGRIWVEHLPPGGTRFHFTLIHARAEEDYGG
- a CDS encoding response regulator transcription factor, translating into MGGNRVVHLVDDEEAIRKAASFALKTAGYAVLSYHSGVEFLRASKSAEVGCVLLDVRMPEMDGLEVQAAMTERGINMPVIIVTGHGDVSVAVQAMKAGAIDFLEKPFEKAALLNAISRAFARIDDANARALEATEAQVRIAALTAREKDVLEGLANGYPNKTIAYDLGCSSRTVEVHRASLMAKLGIRSLSEALRIAFAAGMGRNAQ
- a CDS encoding response regulator, yielding MRFGIEPQSGAPARDMSLFTSKPPFGQYRVVVSDDDPAVRRALHLLLKGRGYDVCGYTSGRALLGDPRTLDADCIILDYRMPDLDGFYILQALRQQGWTGRAILISGFHDLVLAHRAYEVGFDDVIPKPIIGRAIVDAVRRYSAQAGFGR